The region CCCCGCTGCAGATCAGCCGCAAGCTGACCACCTTCGTCCTCGAGAACGTGCTGGACACCTTCGCCTGGGAGCAGGGCGGCTTCGCCTTCTACCGCGGTCGCGCGTGCACGCACGAGGCCTTCCCGACCGGGATGACCGCCTTCGAGCTGGTCCACCGCGGCGTCCGCGCCCTACCCGATGCGGTTCTCCAGCGCTACTTCGTCCGGCTGGGCACCCGCAAGCTCGGCCTCTGTCCGAGCCCGGTGGTCGAGCTCGCGGACTTCAATCCCGACGAGCTGGAGCGCTCCGTCTACCAGCGACTCGGCGCACCGCAGCCGCTGCCCGCGCTGCTCACGAGCTGTCTCGGCCTCGGGGACCCGCTCGCCGTCACCCGCGCGCTCTACCTGTTCATCGAGTCGGAGCTGGCCGAGCTCTCCTGACGCGCCTCCCACCCACACTCTACGTCAACGCGCCGGCCAGCCGCAGCACCTGCTCGAGGTCCGCGCGAACCCTCCCCGACTCCAGCTCGTAGTACTGCCGCAACACGGGGAAGAGGTCGCGGTTCTCGAAACCCGAGAGCAGTCGCATCGCGCCGCTCCGCAGCGGATCGGGCTCCTGGCGCAGCACCTCCACCAGGAAGTCTCCCGCCTCGAGGGAGGGGATCCGGCCGATGCTCTCCAGCGCCGCGCTGCGAACCTCCGGATCGCGCGACTCGCGGAAGATGCGCACCAGCGGGTCGAAGGCGTGGTTGAAGTGCAGCCGCTCGAGTCCCTCGAGAGCCGCCCGACGCACCTCCGCGTCCGAGGAGGCGAGCCCGCGTCCGAGCACGACGAAGGTCCGCTTGAAGAAGAGGTAGCGGGTCGCGCGCATCACGCCGCGCTGGACCAGGGTTCCGGACTGCTCAAAGAGGCGCTCGAGCGGGCTCAGGACGGGGTAGATCTGCAGGTCCCCGAGGCCCTCGGCGATCGCCGCCAGACCGGCCGGATCGTCCCCCCGGCCGTCGAGGAGGTCGAGAAGCAGGGTCAGCGCGCGACGCCGCACGATCTCCGGATAGCGTGTGTCGCCCACCACCGGGGCGCAGATGGCCTCGGGCGCACCGTCGTCCTCCCACTCCACCAGGTCCATGTACCAGATGTCTGGATAGGCGTGCGCCTGCCGCAGGTACTCGGGGAACGCAGGCGGGGCCTCGACCGCCCGCGGCGCGCCGCGGTAGCGGCCTGCGATGACCCGATACCGCTCGGCCTTCCGGTGCGAGAGCGGAAGAGCGGCGAGTCGCGCGTACGCCTCCCCGACACCTACGTAATCTCCCAGGCCGTTGAAACACTCGACCGCGGCCAGGTACGCGTTCTCGGCCATCTCGGCGCCCCGCTGGTCGCGCACGCACTTCTCGGCGGCGGCCATCCAGGTCTCTGCCGCGGCCCGCAGGTAGTAGCGGTCGTAGATCAGGCCCGTCCGGACGCAGTAGTCCGCCGCCTCGTGGTACAGCGAGGCGGCCGCCTGGAATTCCTCCCGTCGAGAGGCCTCGCGCAGAAAGTCCTCGTAGTACTGGAGCACGTAGTACTTGAGGTGGTCCTCCTTCAGGATCCGGATGCAGTTCAGGTATCCCTCGGCCAGGTTCTCGAAGGCCCCGCTCCGTCGCCCCAGCTCGAGGAGGATCTGATAGCAGTCGAAGGCCCGCTCTCGTCGCCCCTGCGTCTCGAAGAGGTCCGCCGCCTCCTCGAGCAGCCGCTGCGCCTCGACGAGGGTCCGCCGTCCCCCCTCGTCCCCGAGCCGGAGCTCGCAGGTGCCGAGGTTGAAACAGACCAGGGCCGCCTCGTAGGGAGCGGCGCTCAATCGCGTGTCTCCGAGGAGCCGCCGCCAGCAGCGCCTCGCGTCCGCGTACGGGCCCGCGCCACCGTCCGTGGCGGCCCGAAGCCTCTCACCGCACCCGTTGCAGTGCATCGCATACGGGGGGCTCACCGTGCCGCACGCGGCGCAGGGTGCGGACCGGCCCGTCTCGCGCTGTGCGTCTCCTCCGCGCTCGAAGGCGATCGCCGCGTGGACCAGGGCTCCCGCCTCCTCGTAGAGCCGCGCCGCCTCCAGGTACTCCCCCTGCTGCTCGAGCACGCGGGCCCGGTCGACCCCCGGGGCCTCGCCGAGAAGCCCCATCGCCTGGTCGAAGCGATGCAGGTACAGGAGCACGTACGCCGCGGCCCGCCGCTTCCCCAGGCTCACGAGCGCCGTCGCGAGCCCCGAGAGCCAGTCGTCGTAGGCCAGGTCGGCGGTGTGCGCCGAACCGACCACCGACCGGTAGAGGCCCGCCGCCTCCACGAAGCGACCGCGCTCGAGGAGAGAAGCCGCCTGACGTGCCGTGGCGTAGACGTCCACCCTTGCCCTTACCCTTCCGCTCCAGCGCGGGCCGCGGCGCTCCCGGCCAGCGCATCGCTCGCGTCGTCCACGATCTGTCGCGCGCGGTCCACGGAGCTGCTGCGGCTCCGCAGGGTCTCGGCCTCCACGATCTGGTACCGGTGCAGGCTCGGCAGGTACTCGAGGTGCAGGGGAGACGAGGGCAGGATGAAGACGCCGTAGAGGAACGCCGCTGCCGCCAGCTCCTCGATCAGCTCGACGCCGACGTGACACTGCCCGTGCGTAAGGAGATACAGGACCACTGTCCGCCGGTCCTGGCGCCTCAGGCGGCGCAGCTCGCCCACAAGCTGCCGGAAGACGCGCGCGTAGTTGCGACCGCGCTCCGACCGGAAGCAGAGGAGGTGCGGCACGGCGGCCTCTCCCCCCCCGACCACGCGCACCGCCTCGTAGAGCCGGCTGTCAAAGAACCGAAAGCAGACCTCGTGCCCCTGGAGCGTGAGCTTCTTGATGAGCGTCAGGGCCACGCCTCGGGCGAAGATCTCGCGCTCCCCTCGCATCGAGGCGCTGGAATCCACGAGCAAGTAGTGGAGCTGACGCTCCTCCGTGCGCTGCTTCTCGTGCCCGTAGTAGTAGAGCTCGTGGTCCGCCAGCTTCTGCTCGAAGATGTCGTCGTCGTAGGCCAGCTCGCTCATCACGACCGAGTCCACGCTCCCCCGGCGCTCGAGGCTCGCGTACCCGTCCATGGCGAGGGTCTGGACGCCGGTCGGCCTCCGGGTCTCGAGGACCGACGGGAGCAGCTCCATGGAGAAGTTCACCACGCCGTTCGCCTCGGGCGAGGAGAAGACGTTCAGCAGATCCGCCAGATCCAGCACCGCCCCCCCGCCCTGGTGCTGAAAGAGCGAGAGGAGGCGCAGCGTGTCCAGGTCGATCTGCTCGAGCGCCGTCAAGACGTAGAGCCGGTGCTCCACGAGGTGCACGACGAGCGAATGGATCGGCCCGAGGTCGTACGCTGAGGTCTCCTGGCCCGCCGCGCGGGCGAGGGCGCCCGGGTCCAGCGGCAGGAGCTCGGACTTCACCCAGCTCCGACGCGCCGGCCAGCGACTCTGAATCGCGCGCAGCAACTTGCTGAGGAGCACCGCCACGAGGTCGTCGCGCAGCCGCCAGCCGGCCCCCCTTTCGCAGAGCTCGCTCTCCGCCACCTGTTCGAGGAGGCGCGTGTAGCCGGCGAGCTCTCCGCGCTCCCAGGCCGAGCCCGGGCTCTCGGCGAGCCGCCGGATCGCCCCGCTCCCTACCCCCGTGAGGAGCAGCCCCAGGTCGTGAACCACGAAGAGCGGGAGCGGGACCCCGAGCCGCACGAGGCCGTTGTGCCATCCCGCGACGCGGAGGAGCGCCATGCCGCTCGGAGCCTTGACCCGGCAGAGCGCCAGCGTCGAGAGCTGCCGCTCCAGATAACTCCGCCGCCC is a window of Deltaproteobacteria bacterium DNA encoding:
- a CDS encoding HEAT repeat domain-containing protein, which codes for MDVYATARQAASLLERGRFVEAAGLYRSVVGSAHTADLAYDDWLSGLATALVSLGKRRAAAYVLLYLHRFDQAMGLLGEAPGVDRARVLEQQGEYLEAARLYEEAGALVHAAIAFERGGDAQRETGRSAPCAACGTVSPPYAMHCNGCGERLRAATDGGAGPYADARRCWRRLLGDTRLSAAPYEAALVCFNLGTCELRLGDEGGRRTLVEAQRLLEEAADLFETQGRRERAFDCYQILLELGRRSGAFENLAEGYLNCIRILKEDHLKYYVLQYYEDFLREASRREEFQAAASLYHEAADYCVRTGLIYDRYYLRAAAETWMAAAEKCVRDQRGAEMAENAYLAAVECFNGLGDYVGVGEAYARLAALPLSHRKAERYRVIAGRYRGAPRAVEAPPAFPEYLRQAHAYPDIWYMDLVEWEDDGAPEAICAPVVGDTRYPEIVRRRALTLLLDLLDGRGDDPAGLAAIAEGLGDLQIYPVLSPLERLFEQSGTLVQRGVMRATRYLFFKRTFVVLGRGLASSDAEVRRAALEGLERLHFNHAFDPLVRIFRESRDPEVRSAALESIGRIPSLEAGDFLVEVLRQEPDPLRSGAMRLLSGFENRDLFPVLRQYYELESGRVRADLEQVLRLAGALT